A region of Fimbriimonadaceae bacterium DNA encodes the following proteins:
- the fabG_3 gene encoding 3-oxoacyl-[acyl-carrier-protein] reductase FabG, whose amino-acid sequence MTAKRVLVTGSSRGIGRAIARALADQGWSIILHGSTPSADLDSVAKALGPQCAGVMHAELAEAGQAKRLATEAIASGGLDAVVNNAGVYLPISIIDAGEAAFAANLHRTFAINYYAPLEISRLAAKHFAVNGGGKILNVASRVGFRGESGASTYSASKAALINMTRALAVELAPHNIGVFGIAPGWVETAMAREGMETRLDAILRDIPLRRMASPEDCAAAAAFLLSDAASYLSGVVIDINGASYFH is encoded by the coding sequence GTGACTGCAAAGCGGGTTCTCGTCACCGGTTCGTCTCGCGGCATTGGCCGGGCCATCGCACGCGCCCTCGCCGATCAGGGCTGGTCGATCATTCTGCACGGCTCGACCCCGTCGGCCGATCTCGACAGCGTTGCCAAGGCATTGGGCCCTCAATGCGCCGGTGTGATGCATGCTGAGTTGGCAGAAGCCGGTCAGGCGAAGCGCCTCGCGACCGAAGCGATCGCCTCCGGCGGTCTCGACGCGGTCGTCAATAACGCAGGGGTGTATCTGCCTATCTCAATAATCGACGCGGGTGAAGCCGCCTTCGCAGCCAATCTCCACCGGACCTTTGCGATCAACTACTATGCGCCGCTCGAGATATCAAGATTAGCTGCAAAGCACTTCGCCGTGAACGGAGGCGGAAAGATCCTGAATGTGGCCAGTAGAGTCGGCTTTCGCGGCGAGTCGGGCGCGAGCACATACTCGGCATCAAAGGCCGCGCTCATCAACATGACCAGAGCGCTCGCCGTTGAACTCGCTCCTCATAACATTGGTGTCTTTGGAATCGCTCCAGGTTGGGTTGAAACGGCAATGGCCAGAGAAGGCATGGAAACCAGACTGGACGCTATCCTTCGCGATATCCCGCTGAGGAGGATGGCCTCTCCGGAGGATTGCGCCGCGGCGGCCGCCTTTTTGCTATCCGATGCGGCGTCATATTTAAGTGGGGTCGTAATCGATATCAACGGCGCCAGCTACTTCCATTAA
- the zosA gene encoding Zinc-transporting ATPase, with protein sequence MVIAAVGAIAVGHAEDAAALLFLFSLSNWLETMAMAKTKSAIEGLIQLRPKTALLLSGGEDVEVPIQDLEVGDKVRVLSFQQIPIDGIVEEGGGEVDEHAMSGESVPVAKSQGSSVFAGTQNLDGTLVIRVSARSTETALERIVKLVEEAQENKASGERISLWFGERYTYFVLLAAGLSLVARLVIGSSMGDAFYASLILLVALSPCALVISTPASTLSALAYAARRGILVRGGEFIETAGQIDVIALDKTGTLTEGKPRLVEVCSCSRELVMAGHEHQCSDSDACWHGGDEMSPDARRMLSFAAAAEQYSTHPIAAAIVEAARSFDIDIPEATSSQAVAGLGVRAKIDGRDIRIGQRFFFEREGERLPQAFVHHFERMQAKGMTVAIMEHGNEFAAFGLRDEPRRAAPSIINQLEAQNGLEVVMLTGDTEQTAAAVATELGIANYHSGLMPQDKAALIEQWTSAGKRVMMVGDGINDAPSLAKANVGIAMGGLGSDIAMQAADVVLVQDRIERIPEFMDLGRRTNRIIKANLVFAAGVIVALAFGSLFFKLPLPLAVVGHEGSTVLVILNGLRLLSGRSAQRA encoded by the coding sequence ATGGTTATTGCCGCTGTCGGCGCGATCGCGGTGGGGCATGCCGAAGACGCCGCCGCGCTCCTGTTTCTGTTCAGTCTCTCAAACTGGCTGGAAACGATGGCGATGGCAAAAACAAAGTCGGCCATCGAGGGCCTCATCCAACTTCGACCGAAAACGGCCCTGCTCCTATCCGGTGGAGAAGATGTGGAGGTGCCCATTCAGGACCTCGAAGTCGGGGACAAGGTTCGCGTCCTGTCCTTTCAGCAGATTCCCATTGACGGGATCGTCGAGGAGGGCGGCGGGGAAGTCGACGAGCACGCAATGTCCGGCGAATCGGTTCCGGTCGCCAAAAGCCAAGGCAGTTCCGTATTCGCTGGAACCCAAAACCTCGATGGCACTCTGGTGATCAGAGTCTCGGCACGATCAACCGAGACGGCTCTTGAGCGCATCGTCAAGCTCGTGGAGGAAGCTCAGGAGAATAAGGCAAGCGGAGAGCGAATCAGCCTCTGGTTTGGGGAGCGTTACACCTACTTCGTCCTTTTGGCTGCCGGCCTGAGTCTGGTCGCTCGCCTTGTCATTGGCAGTTCGATGGGTGATGCCTTCTATGCCTCCCTCATCCTACTCGTGGCGCTCAGCCCCTGCGCCTTGGTGATCAGCACGCCCGCTTCGACGCTCAGCGCGTTGGCCTACGCCGCTCGCAGAGGCATCTTGGTACGTGGCGGAGAGTTCATCGAAACCGCGGGCCAGATCGACGTCATCGCACTCGACAAAACCGGAACTCTAACGGAAGGAAAGCCGCGACTCGTCGAGGTTTGTTCGTGCAGCCGAGAGCTCGTCATGGCCGGTCACGAACACCAGTGTTCCGACTCGGATGCTTGTTGGCACGGTGGAGATGAGATGTCGCCCGATGCCCGGAGGATGCTCTCATTCGCGGCGGCCGCGGAGCAATACAGCACTCATCCCATTGCCGCGGCCATCGTGGAGGCAGCACGGTCTTTCGACATCGACATTCCTGAAGCCACATCGTCACAGGCCGTTGCCGGGCTTGGTGTCAGGGCAAAGATCGACGGTCGCGACATCCGCATCGGCCAGCGGTTTTTCTTCGAACGCGAAGGTGAACGGCTGCCGCAGGCATTTGTCCATCACTTTGAACGAATGCAGGCCAAAGGCATGACCGTGGCGATCATGGAACACGGCAACGAGTTCGCAGCATTCGGACTGCGCGACGAGCCACGGCGAGCTGCGCCATCGATCATCAACCAGCTTGAAGCCCAGAATGGTCTGGAAGTGGTGATGCTTACTGGCGATACCGAACAGACTGCGGCCGCTGTCGCGACTGAGCTTGGTATTGCCAACTACCATTCCGGCCTCATGCCACAAGATAAGGCCGCCCTCATCGAACAGTGGACTTCTGCGGGCAAGCGCGTAATGATGGTCGGTGACGGCATCAACGACGCCCCAAGCCTCGCCAAGGCAAATGTCGGCATTGCGATGGGCGGTTTGGGCAGCGATATCGCGATGCAAGCGGCTGACGTCGTCCTCGTTCAGGACCGCATTGAGCGAATCCCCGAGTTCATGGACCTGGGTAGGCGTACAAATCGCATCATTAAAGCCAATCTCGTCTTTGCCGCCGGCGTTATCGTAGCTCTTGCGTTTGGGTCCCTCTTCTTCAAGCTGCCATTGCCACTGGCTGTCGTGGGGCACGAGGGAAGCACCGTGCTCGTGATCCTGAATGGCCTGCGGCTGCTTTCGGGCCGATCAGCTCAGCGCGCTTAG
- the fmt gene encoding Methionyl-tRNA formyltransferase, which produces MKLAFFGSSEFAIPTLRALAGSIDLVVTQPDKPFGRKMQLQSTPVKETALELGLEVVEPARARDPEFVDSIAARRFDALVVAAYGQILPQRLLESAMRGGINLHGSILPSYRGAAPIQRAIMNGDTETGVTLMQMDRGMDTGDIIAIRTLAIGANDTASALLDTLGSLAAEMAMEWMPRIVDGNYPRAHQDHDRATYAPKIERSDCILDWTASCEDNYNRFRGVTEHPGALLPTKFGNLKLRRAAPGAPGGVTGSVYSLRPFTVAMAGGGLELQVVQPEGKGPMSGSDWANGMRLKVGMSVLPS; this is translated from the coding sequence ATGAAGCTGGCCTTCTTTGGCTCCAGCGAGTTCGCGATTCCCACGCTTCGGGCGCTTGCCGGATCCATCGATCTGGTGGTCACTCAACCTGACAAGCCCTTTGGCAGGAAGATGCAGCTGCAGTCGACACCCGTAAAGGAGACGGCGCTGGAACTTGGGTTGGAGGTGGTCGAGCCGGCAAGGGCCCGCGACCCGGAGTTTGTCGACTCGATCGCAGCCCGCCGGTTCGATGCGCTGGTTGTAGCCGCCTATGGCCAGATCCTTCCCCAGAGGCTGCTCGAGTCGGCAATGCGGGGCGGCATCAATCTCCATGGCAGCATCCTGCCAAGTTACCGGGGAGCGGCGCCCATTCAGCGGGCGATCATGAATGGAGATACAGAAACCGGTGTGACGCTGATGCAAATGGATCGCGGAATGGACACTGGCGACATCATTGCGATCCGGACCCTGGCAATTGGCGCCAACGACACGGCTTCGGCATTGCTGGACACCCTCGGATCTCTGGCGGCGGAAATGGCGATGGAGTGGATGCCACGGATTGTCGACGGCAACTATCCTCGGGCGCATCAAGATCATGACCGGGCGACCTATGCGCCCAAGATCGAGCGGTCGGACTGCATATTGGACTGGACCGCATCGTGCGAGGATAACTACAACCGGTTCCGAGGCGTGACCGAGCATCCTGGAGCACTACTGCCAACGAAGTTCGGCAACCTGAAGCTAAGAAGGGCTGCCCCCGGGGCCCCTGGTGGCGTTACCGGCTCGGTTTACTCGCTCAGGCCCTTCACCGTCGCCATGGCTGGCGGCGGGCTTGAGCTGCAGGTCGTCCAGCCTGAGGGCAAGGGTCCAATGTCCGGCTCGGATTGGGCCAACGGCATGCGGCTGAAGGTCGGCATGTCCGTCCTCCCGAGCTAA
- the def1 gene encoding Peptide deformylase 1, translated as MDWTVPDEFRYLYEPKHTPEIIKHPSALLRKPAIPIDKIGKRLEKLIDSMVRTMKQAHGIGLAAPQIGESDRIIVIAPQGEKILVLLNPVITEAAGEVSGEEGCLSIPGLYGDVVRAAKVKVEAYDRKGKPVAYEMEGLPARVVQHEVDHLDGILFIDKVDVESLHWAHPIGGEE; from the coding sequence ATGGATTGGACGGTCCCCGACGAGTTCAGATACCTTTACGAGCCCAAGCACACGCCTGAGATCATCAAGCACCCTTCGGCTTTACTGCGAAAACCGGCCATTCCTATTGATAAGATTGGCAAAAGGCTGGAAAAGTTAATTGATTCCATGGTACGCACTATGAAACAGGCTCATGGAATCGGTCTCGCCGCCCCCCAGATCGGCGAATCCGACCGGATTATCGTTATTGCGCCCCAGGGCGAGAAGATTCTTGTCCTTCTAAATCCGGTCATTACCGAGGCGGCAGGAGAAGTGAGCGGCGAGGAGGGGTGCTTGAGCATCCCTGGGCTGTACGGCGATGTCGTCCGGGCGGCCAAGGTCAAAGTCGAGGCCTACGACCGAAAAGGCAAGCCCGTTGCCTACGAGATGGAAGGACTCCCAGCCCGGGTCGTACAGCATGAGGTTGACCACCTTGATGGAATCCTCTTCATCGATAAGGTCGATGTAGAGAGCCTGCATTGGGCTCATCCCATCGGCGGCGAGGAGTAG
- the carB_2 gene encoding Carbamoyl-phosphate synthase large chain has product MDGQMKQTVLVLGSGPIRIGQGIEFDYSCVHCVWALQELGYRAVIVNNNPETVSTDFDTGDALYFEPVTLEDVIGIVQREEPVGVVVQFGGQTAINLAEGLGKRGVKILGTQPRAIAAAEDRDQFDQLLSDLGISKPPGQAVRGLSEAVAVADRVGYPVLVRPSFVLGGRAMEIVYDRDHLNEFYLEAEAVNPGQPVLVDKYILGKEAEVDVISDGQATLVPGIMEHIERAGVHSGDSMAVYPPVSLPEAVQSQMVEDACKIARKLEVRGLMNIQFVVDGERAYVLEVNPRASRTVPYLSKVTGVPMVPLATRTMMGGRLADLGYESGLWRGGAFANGVEPAFFAVKAPVFSFQKLTKVEPSLGPEMKSTGEILGIDRTYRAALYKALIASGIQFKPNGHVVITVADGDKPGAVEIARRLVERGYPLASTGGTHDALEAAGIRSWRLNKIQEGSPSILDVIMSGEVSLMINTPNADRREENEYARRIRRACIESGVACVTNIETAQALAEALEVFENPELASCLPYHDYLVQSSR; this is encoded by the coding sequence ATGGATGGTCAGATGAAACAAACCGTGCTTGTCCTCGGTTCGGGCCCGATCCGCATTGGACAAGGAATCGAGTTTGACTACTCCTGCGTCCATTGCGTTTGGGCGCTTCAGGAGCTTGGTTACCGCGCAGTCATCGTCAACAACAACCCTGAGACCGTTTCGACGGACTTCGATACCGGCGACGCGCTTTACTTTGAACCCGTTACCCTTGAAGATGTCATCGGCATCGTCCAGCGAGAGGAGCCGGTCGGTGTTGTCGTCCAATTCGGCGGTCAAACCGCCATTAATCTGGCTGAGGGACTCGGCAAACGGGGTGTCAAGATCCTGGGTACGCAGCCTAGAGCGATTGCTGCGGCCGAAGACCGCGACCAGTTCGACCAGCTCTTGTCTGACCTCGGGATTTCGAAGCCGCCAGGGCAAGCCGTTCGCGGCCTAAGCGAAGCCGTTGCCGTCGCCGACCGGGTCGGCTATCCCGTTCTGGTTCGTCCGAGCTTCGTCCTCGGCGGCCGAGCGATGGAGATCGTCTACGACCGCGACCACCTAAACGAATTCTATCTTGAAGCGGAAGCCGTCAATCCTGGCCAGCCTGTTCTCGTCGACAAGTACATCCTCGGCAAGGAAGCTGAGGTCGACGTGATCAGCGATGGTCAAGCGACCCTGGTGCCAGGGATCATGGAGCATATCGAGCGGGCCGGCGTCCACAGCGGCGACTCTATGGCGGTGTACCCACCGGTGAGCCTGCCCGAAGCCGTGCAAAGCCAGATGGTTGAGGACGCTTGCAAGATCGCCCGCAAGCTGGAGGTCCGGGGCCTCATGAATATCCAGTTCGTGGTTGACGGTGAACGTGCCTATGTCCTTGAAGTGAACCCGCGCGCCAGCCGGACGGTTCCTTACCTGAGCAAGGTGACGGGTGTGCCGATGGTGCCGCTGGCGACCCGGACGATGATGGGTGGCAGGCTCGCTGATCTCGGCTATGAGAGCGGATTGTGGCGGGGTGGCGCCTTCGCCAATGGCGTCGAGCCAGCCTTTTTCGCCGTAAAAGCGCCCGTCTTCAGTTTTCAAAAGCTCACCAAGGTCGAGCCCAGTCTCGGCCCCGAAATGAAGTCCACCGGGGAGATCCTCGGCATCGACAGGACCTACAGGGCCGCTCTGTACAAGGCTCTGATCGCATCAGGTATCCAATTCAAGCCGAACGGCCACGTAGTGATCACCGTGGCCGATGGAGACAAGCCAGGAGCTGTTGAGATCGCCCGGCGGCTCGTCGAGCGCGGATATCCGTTGGCGAGCACGGGCGGCACCCACGATGCCTTGGAGGCTGCCGGTATCCGGTCGTGGCGCCTAAACAAGATTCAGGAAGGAAGCCCAAGCATTCTCGACGTGATCATGAGCGGGGAAGTGTCCCTGATGATCAACACGCCGAACGCCGATCGACGGGAGGAGAACGAATATGCCCGGCGGATTAGGCGGGCGTGTATCGAGAGCGGCGTGGCATGCGTTACGAACATCGAAACCGCCCAAGCCTTGGCTGAAGCGCTCGAGGTCTTCGAAAACCCAGAGCTTGCCTCCTGCCTGCCATACCACGACTATCTCGTCCAAAGCTCCCGCTAG
- a CDS encoding 2-oxoisovalerate dehydrogenase subunit beta: MSAPLAETKVKKDYLTAIREALDEEMARNRDMLCIGEDIGLLGGAFGVTDGLLEKYGRDRVYDAPISESAIVGVSVGLALNGKTVMAEMQFIDFISCGFDQIVNNMATYHYRTAGEVSMPVVIRGPAGAYGGGALYHSQMNEAWFCHSPGLKVVCPSTPYDAKGLMKAALRDPNPVLFFEVKQLYRRRDLEQELPTEDYIVEIGRARTAREGSDISLITYGQNVYHCLAAADNLANEGFSAEVIDLRSLVPVDEEAVVASVKKTNRVLVVNEAPKTCGYAGELVARISELAFEHLDAPAMRVTRMDTPVPWAKSLELHVLPSVEQITETALRICRF; the protein is encoded by the coding sequence ATGAGCGCTCCTCTCGCTGAGACAAAGGTCAAAAAGGACTATTTGACTGCTATCCGCGAAGCTCTCGACGAGGAGATGGCTCGGAATCGCGACATGCTCTGCATCGGCGAGGATATCGGCCTCCTGGGCGGAGCCTTCGGCGTCACGGACGGGCTCCTCGAAAAATACGGCAGGGACCGGGTCTACGACGCCCCGATCAGCGAATCGGCAATCGTGGGCGTTTCTGTCGGTCTCGCCCTGAACGGCAAGACCGTCATGGCGGAAATGCAGTTCATCGACTTCATTTCGTGCGGATTCGACCAGATCGTCAACAACATGGCGACCTACCACTACCGGACCGCCGGTGAAGTTTCGATGCCGGTCGTGATTCGCGGACCGGCGGGCGCTTACGGCGGCGGTGCGCTCTACCACAGCCAAATGAACGAGGCGTGGTTCTGCCATTCGCCCGGGCTCAAGGTCGTCTGTCCGAGCACGCCTTACGACGCGAAGGGCCTCATGAAGGCGGCGCTGCGCGATCCCAATCCTGTCCTGTTCTTCGAAGTGAAACAGCTTTATCGGCGACGCGACCTCGAACAAGAGTTACCGACGGAGGACTATATTGTCGAGATCGGCAGGGCGCGAACGGCGAGAGAGGGCAGCGACATCTCCCTGATCACCTACGGCCAGAACGTCTATCACTGTCTTGCCGCCGCTGACAACCTCGCCAATGAGGGCTTCTCGGCAGAAGTTATCGACCTGAGATCACTGGTACCGGTGGATGAGGAGGCGGTCGTTGCCTCGGTGAAGAAGACGAATCGGGTTCTCGTCGTCAACGAAGCGCCGAAGACCTGCGGATATGCAGGAGAGCTCGTCGCTCGAATCAGCGAACTCGCGTTCGAGCACCTGGATGCACCGGCGATGCGAGTCACACGAATGGACACGCCGGTTCCCTGGGCCAAGAGCCTTGAGCTCCACGTACTTCCGTCCGTGGAGCAGATTACGGAAACCGCGCTTCGAATTTGTCGATTCTAA
- the mshA_10 gene encoding D-inositol-3-phosphate glycosyltransferase, producing the protein MPRVTFVTSLHGGLVWAGLEEQAFRTADALSRRGWDVEFLTPVTRSLGDIVHFFGTYEGTWEVAKECLRRRVPYVCSPVFLPDEAGIALKLKAQRKRWTDQTSYRGNRRLFQRARRLIVLTAKEQQNLTDYFGKLPSATTIPNGVELAWPDADPDRFRQEFQIESPFVLCVGRVCKRKNQAVILEAMAGSTVPVVLVGPHDGDYVDACRRFAKPVDRIVGSIAHDDPLLGSAYLACHVFCLPSRSEVLSLAALEAAACGAHVVLSNTWGGEEHFGSSAFFVDPNSAALKQAIMAAMALPRRSTEEAAEFAARFTWGSVAEAVENVYREVLSAG; encoded by the coding sequence GTGCCGCGGGTCACCTTTGTAACGAGCTTGCATGGTGGCTTGGTTTGGGCCGGGCTGGAGGAACAGGCTTTTCGGACAGCAGATGCCTTGAGCCGCCGAGGATGGGACGTGGAGTTTCTCACGCCCGTCACGCGAAGTTTGGGCGACATCGTCCACTTCTTCGGAACCTATGAAGGCACGTGGGAGGTTGCCAAAGAGTGCCTTCGTCGGCGCGTGCCTTACGTGTGTTCTCCGGTTTTCCTGCCCGATGAAGCCGGCATAGCCCTTAAGTTAAAGGCACAGCGTAAGCGATGGACCGACCAGACCTCATATCGGGGCAATCGCCGACTATTTCAGCGAGCCAGGCGCCTGATTGTCCTCACGGCCAAGGAGCAACAGAACCTGACGGATTACTTTGGGAAGCTGCCGTCCGCCACGACCATCCCCAATGGCGTTGAACTTGCGTGGCCGGATGCGGATCCTGATCGATTTCGCCAGGAGTTTCAGATAGAAAGCCCCTTCGTGCTGTGCGTTGGGAGAGTGTGCAAACGCAAAAACCAGGCGGTCATTCTGGAGGCCATGGCGGGAAGTACGGTCCCGGTCGTTCTGGTTGGGCCTCACGATGGCGATTATGTGGACGCTTGCAGGCGCTTTGCCAAACCGGTCGATAGGATTGTCGGGTCCATCGCTCATGATGATCCATTGCTGGGCTCGGCCTACTTGGCTTGCCACGTCTTCTGCCTCCCATCCAGGTCCGAAGTCTTAAGCTTGGCAGCCCTTGAGGCGGCGGCATGTGGTGCGCATGTGGTTCTGAGCAATACCTGGGGTGGGGAAGAGCATTTTGGCTCCAGCGCATTTTTTGTTGATCCGAACTCGGCAGCGCTCAAGCAGGCCATTATGGCCGCCATGGCTCTACCTCGCCGCAGCACTGAGGAAGCCGCCGAGTTTGCGGCCAGATTCACGTGGGGGTCGGTAGCAGAAGCGGTGGAGAACGTTTATCGCGAGGTACTTTCTGCCGGATGA